Part of the Uloborus diversus isolate 005 chromosome 2, Udiv.v.3.1, whole genome shotgun sequence genome, TCTCATAAAAACTTGGATACGTGGATTTTCGAAGCAAAAAATATCCATTTACTTCTGTAGAGGGCAAACCCTgaaaacctggaaaaaaaaaatgtcttcctaGCAAACACAACTTTGTAACATCCATTGTGTACCTTTGAGTTTTCAGGTTTTGCCGTAGAGCATGGGTTGCAAATTAAAGTTGCACCATTTGGAACGTAGTAAGTTCTTGAAGAACGTTCGACAAGTTATTGTTTTCCTTTTCATATTTCTATTTCGAATTTCTTTTTGCCTTTCGAACATGCCAACAAATTTTGTCAAGTATAAGATTCAAACCACCAGTTTATCCTTTTTACTATGTAACGTTGCGTAAAAGCCTTATTAGCTTAATCTTAGCAAAAGAACCTGCATTTCTGTCACATATGGTCATGCTTGTCTTAGCTGTTTGTTCACTTTTTATCATAAAcacgaaaatatgaaattttgtgttgaatatctCTGGAGCTTTCATATTAGCTAATATAATGTGTTGAACTCGAAGTAATAATCACGGTAATAAATTTAATCTATGACGGTTATGCCATAGACTGATTGAAAACTACAATTTAAAATCGGTTTTCAGACATTATTACGTTTCTACGGTGCACGCATTAAAAGGACAAAATGAATATATTCAGATCACAGCAATCAACCCAGTGGGAACGGAAGTAATCCTAGCCAACCTGAGTTGACAAGGACAGGATAATGTTGTTGAATCTCGTACACTTTCCAATATATCACTACAGCAGTGGCAAAACTGAGTTTAAGCTGGAATCAAAAGTAGGTAGGGCCGCAGTTATAGTAAATGATCGTCTACAGTCATTCCCGATGCGAAATTTGAGACGTTCACCAGACCCACGACGCTCAAAATGATGCAACTTTTTGTTTTGCTCGCTctgagtcgggggggggggggagggcgtatCAGACGATGAGGGGCTGCTGTCTGTTGGAGCCCCTCCTACAACAGAGGCAGAGGCAGAGTCTCTTGAGGCTGAGGCGGAACTTGGGGCTCATGGCGAGGTAGACGAAGAACTTCCACATGCAGTCCGCCACGCCCAGCCAGAAGAGCCAGAAGTGCAGGGCGGCGGGAAGGGGCGGCGACTCGGTCGCCGCCATCTCGTAGAGCCTGATCCCGAGCCAGGGCGCCCACGAGAGCCAGAAGAGCAACATCAGCACCAGTGCTATCAGGTGGTCGGGGTTGGCGAGGTTCTCGCCCAGGGCGGTGGCGTAGTCTTCCCGCCTCAGGCATCTGCGCAGGCGCCACAGCGTGGCCAGCACGTACCAGTAGGCGTAGGTGGCGGTGAGGAGCGAGGGCGCAAGCACCAGGGCGGCCAGCGTGGCGCTGTAGGGCAGCGTGTGGCCCAGGTCCAGCATGCACACGTGGGCCGGGGCGTAGAAGCGGCCCTGGCTGAAGCCGAGCAGGGGCGGCGAACACAGCGAGAGCGAGGTGAGCCACGTGAACACCATCCAGCACTGGCAGCGCGTGCGCGTCTGGATGACGTCATAGCGCAGGGGCTTGCGGATGGCCAGGTACCGGTCCACGGACATCCACATGAAGGTGTACACGCACACAGACCACAGGGTCAGCCCCAGGAAACCGGTCAGCCGGCACACCAGGTCGCCGTACACCTGAAAAGACACAAGCTTCAATTTCTGGGAGATTGGATATTCTCGTAATACGGAAAGAAACTACGAATTTTTCCGGC contains:
- the LOC129217802 gene encoding G-protein coupled receptor 52-like, which translates into the protein MSERGYDYGEIIAVYGDLVCRLTGFLGLTLWSVCVYTFMWMSVDRYLAIRKPLRYDVIQTRTRCQCWMVFTWLTSLSLCSPPLLGFSQGRFYAPAHVCMLDLGHTLPYSATLAALVLAPSLLTATYAYWYVLATLWRLRRCLRREDYATALGENLANPDHLIALVLMLLFWLSWAPWLGIRLYEMAATESPPLPAALHFWLFWLGVADCMWKFFVYLAMSPKFRLSLKRLCLCLCCRRGSNRQQPLIV